In the genome of Coraliomargarita algicola, one region contains:
- a CDS encoding diflavin oxidoreductase — MTTAPFIPENAPFSEEQRSWLNGFLAGLYSNAPVEAGSSATAATPVTILFGSQTGTAETLTKKLAKQLKAANCEPKVFDMSEVSPDDLKTIQHLLLITSTYGEGEPPDNAQSFHSALMSDHAPKLTGLNYSVFGLGDSSYADFCKCSKQFDARLEALGAKRVAPMVEADGDPDEPFSEWLGSVQAVIGEASAVNTAPVEEITDSEQPKYSKKHPFAAKLLKTVNLNKAGSSKATHHVEISLEGSGIEYEVGDALGVLPENNAKLVDEIITAAGFTPDELAPVPQGPDQQLFDALRFHYDVSVLTIPFLMACARLSPHPKLREIAGDEAKSKAYIVGRGLVDPIVDFDVKFPTTEYLVAPLKSLNARLYSISSSPKAHPGEVHLTVGKVSYDTHGRKRLGVCSTYLADHKLDRPVKVYMHSNKAFRLTENNDAPAIMIGPGTGIAPFRAFLEEREMRGAKGKNWLLFGDQHQATDFLYEDQITTWMKSGLLTRFDTAFSRDQAEKVYVQNRIVEHAEEFYAWLEEGGYIYICGDASRMAKDVDAAIHKAVELAGAKSETEAKAYVEALKKEKRYLRDVY, encoded by the coding sequence TTCATTCCTGAAAACGCACCTTTTAGCGAAGAGCAACGTTCTTGGCTCAATGGCTTTTTAGCGGGGCTTTATAGCAACGCACCTGTCGAAGCCGGCTCGTCTGCGACTGCGGCGACACCAGTGACAATACTCTTCGGCTCGCAAACGGGCACCGCAGAAACACTGACTAAGAAGCTCGCGAAGCAACTCAAAGCCGCCAATTGCGAACCTAAAGTTTTTGATATGAGCGAGGTATCGCCTGACGACCTAAAAACAATACAGCACCTATTGCTCATTACCAGTACCTATGGTGAGGGCGAGCCACCGGATAATGCGCAGAGCTTTCATTCGGCTTTGATGAGCGATCATGCACCGAAACTTACCGGTTTGAATTATTCTGTTTTTGGTCTTGGAGATTCCTCTTACGCTGATTTCTGCAAGTGCAGTAAGCAATTCGATGCACGCTTGGAGGCACTTGGAGCCAAACGTGTGGCGCCGATGGTTGAAGCGGATGGCGATCCGGATGAACCTTTCTCCGAGTGGCTCGGTTCAGTGCAAGCTGTGATTGGCGAAGCCAGCGCTGTGAACACTGCGCCAGTCGAGGAGATCACCGATTCGGAACAGCCAAAATACAGTAAAAAACATCCTTTTGCTGCCAAATTATTAAAAACGGTCAATTTGAACAAAGCAGGTTCTTCGAAAGCGACGCACCATGTCGAGATCTCGCTGGAAGGTTCAGGTATCGAGTATGAAGTGGGGGACGCACTCGGTGTGCTGCCTGAAAACAACGCCAAGTTGGTGGATGAGATTATTACAGCCGCTGGTTTTACACCAGATGAATTGGCTCCAGTGCCACAGGGGCCGGATCAACAACTCTTCGATGCTTTAAGATTTCATTACGACGTGAGCGTGTTAACGATTCCATTTCTGATGGCTTGCGCACGCTTGAGTCCACATCCAAAGCTGCGGGAAATCGCGGGAGATGAGGCCAAGAGCAAGGCTTACATCGTTGGGCGCGGTTTGGTCGATCCGATCGTGGATTTTGATGTGAAATTTCCAACCACTGAGTATTTGGTCGCTCCGCTGAAGTCACTGAATGCGCGGCTTTATTCTATCTCTTCTAGTCCGAAGGCGCATCCCGGAGAGGTGCATTTGACCGTGGGTAAGGTGAGCTACGATACGCATGGTCGCAAAAGGTTGGGGGTGTGTTCGACGTATTTGGCGGATCACAAATTAGACCGTCCAGTCAAAGTATACATGCACTCAAATAAGGCCTTTCGATTGACGGAAAATAATGATGCACCCGCTATTATGATTGGCCCGGGCACTGGTATCGCTCCGTTTCGAGCCTTTCTGGAGGAGCGTGAGATGCGTGGGGCCAAGGGGAAGAATTGGCTTCTGTTTGGGGATCAGCACCAGGCAACTGATTTTCTGTATGAAGATCAAATTACCACTTGGATGAAGAGCGGTCTGCTGACTCGTTTTGACACGGCGTTTTCGCGCGACCAAGCGGAGAAAGTGTATGTGCAAAACCGCATTGTGGAGCATGCCGAGGAGTTTTACGCATGGTTAGAGGAGGGAGGCTACATCTACATTTGCGGCGATGCGAGTCGTATGGCGAAGGATGTGGATGCCGCGATCCATAAAGCCGTCGAGCTCGCTGGAGCTAAAAGTGAAACGGAGGCGAAGGCTTACGTCGAAGCACTTAAAAAGGAGAAACGTTATCTACGTGATGTTTATTAG
- a CDS encoding DUF481 domain-containing protein — translation MKPTTLVLISSIFISSIANADVVRTTDGAQLIGTIQLIDKGVIHLETAYAGVIKIKQDQVDSFQSDAPRVVRLASGTVMAGAIASNGGDSIRIQSEDGVLETSTTKVAAAWAPTAEDPEVARNRREWRYEASVDLTGKKGNSDKFRLGTSFDAELKGPNDTLAFFFDYEQAEDNGDKTEDRTAGGASYESFFSEVLGWYIRTELENDPIDNIKLRSTNAAGMSYRLINKDHQTLVARSGLGYRYTAYENDQEDESSATLDFGLAHTYRFQNHFKMKNDLTFVPSINDFSTYRVVHDSGFEIPVGSGDNWKVRMGIKNEYESDTTAEEKMDTTYYTKMVYSWD, via the coding sequence ATGAAACCAACGACACTAGTCCTAATCTCCAGTATATTCATCAGCTCGATAGCCAACGCCGACGTCGTGCGCACAACTGACGGTGCGCAACTCATTGGCACCATCCAATTGATCGACAAAGGCGTCATCCACTTGGAGACCGCCTACGCAGGCGTCATCAAAATCAAGCAAGACCAAGTGGATAGCTTCCAATCGGATGCACCCCGTGTGGTTCGTCTCGCGAGCGGCACTGTAATGGCCGGAGCGATCGCGAGCAATGGTGGCGACAGCATCCGTATTCAATCCGAAGATGGCGTGCTTGAAACCAGCACCACCAAAGTAGCCGCAGCTTGGGCTCCCACCGCGGAAGATCCTGAAGTGGCACGCAACCGCCGCGAATGGCGCTACGAAGCAAGTGTCGACCTAACTGGTAAGAAAGGTAATAGCGACAAGTTTCGTCTCGGCACTAGCTTTGACGCAGAGCTAAAAGGCCCGAACGACACCTTGGCCTTCTTCTTCGACTATGAGCAAGCAGAAGACAATGGAGACAAAACAGAAGACCGCACAGCTGGCGGCGCGTCTTATGAGTCCTTCTTTAGCGAAGTGCTCGGTTGGTATATCCGCACCGAACTGGAAAACGACCCAATCGACAACATTAAGCTACGTTCCACCAATGCAGCTGGTATGTCTTATCGCCTGATCAACAAAGATCACCAAACACTGGTCGCCCGTTCTGGTCTCGGTTATCGCTACACCGCCTATGAGAACGATCAGGAAGACGAATCCAGCGCCACACTCGACTTCGGTCTCGCGCACACATACCGCTTCCAAAATCATTTCAAGATGAAGAACGACCTCACTTTCGTTCCATCGATCAATGACTTCAGCACCTACCGCGTCGTACACGATAGCGGCTTTGAAATCCCGGTCGGCAGCGGCGACAACTGGAAAGTTCGTATGGGCATCAAGAACGAATACGAAAGCGACACCACAGCCGAAGAAAAAATGGATACTACGTACTACACCAAAATGGTGTATTCTTGGGACTAA
- a CDS encoding ATP-binding cassette domain-containing protein, translating to MKEPKQVSPLLSVQSLKVSRADVDILKGINWEIQPGENWAILGANGCGKTTLLSAITAYRAPSSGEIHVGDDTYGESDWNEIRQQLGIVSSALTQRVPADEFGIETGTQWPKRAARLLDT from the coding sequence ATGAAAGAACCCAAACAAGTAAGCCCCTTACTATCCGTCCAATCACTCAAAGTCAGCCGCGCTGATGTCGATATCCTGAAGGGAATCAACTGGGAGATCCAGCCAGGCGAGAATTGGGCGATTTTAGGAGCCAATGGCTGTGGCAAGACCACCCTACTCTCCGCGATCACAGCCTATCGCGCGCCCTCTTCAGGCGAAATTCACGTCGGAGACGACACCTATGGTGAGAGTGACTGGAACGAAATCCGACAACAATTAGGCATCGTCAGCAGCGCCTTAACCCAGCGCGTGCCGGCAGATGAGTTTGGCATCGAAACAGGTACTCAGTGGCCAAAGCGCGCAGCTCGGCTATTGGACACGTGA
- the hemG gene encoding protoporphyrinogen oxidase — protein sequence MKKICIIGSGITALARAWQLQQRGQDCVVLECSDHIGGAIQSHREGDYLAEEGPNSIQVNSHEVDAFLKSVPGLEQRIVEASAEAKKRFILRDGQAQAVPMGPLSAMTTPLWSLAGKLRVLKEPFIPAIDTETEESAANFVQRRLGEELYQYAINPLIGGIYAGDPEQLSLRYAFPKLYALEQNHGGMIRGALAKMRMARQNDAPKVNKRIISFKNGLAELPGLLAKALNGSVHTSVSIQSIRQNEHGWQVIWNGNSQHYDQVMLTTPAHTLGQLPISESIKADLRPLNNIDYPPVSVLSLAFKRASISHPLDGFGVLVPECEGRKILGALFPSSLFSGRAPEDEALLTVFVGGERQPELAVPHTKTLLTNVLPELESILGISSDPTFVHHKHWPRAIPQYKLGYGQQLAHMNAIEANYPGLKLAGNYRDGISLSYCIESAVKADTHDE from the coding sequence GTGAAAAAAATTTGTATTATCGGTTCCGGGATCACCGCTCTAGCACGGGCTTGGCAGCTCCAACAGCGCGGCCAGGACTGCGTGGTATTGGAGTGCTCCGATCACATCGGCGGCGCAATCCAGAGCCATCGCGAAGGCGACTACCTAGCCGAAGAAGGCCCCAACTCGATTCAAGTGAATAGCCATGAGGTCGACGCATTTTTAAAAAGCGTGCCCGGGCTGGAGCAGCGTATAGTGGAGGCTTCCGCAGAGGCGAAAAAACGCTTTATACTACGCGATGGCCAAGCGCAAGCCGTGCCGATGGGGCCGCTCTCTGCCATGACAACCCCGCTCTGGAGCCTAGCGGGTAAGTTACGTGTCTTAAAAGAACCATTCATACCAGCAATAGACACCGAAACTGAAGAGAGCGCCGCAAATTTCGTACAACGCCGTCTGGGAGAAGAACTCTACCAATACGCCATCAACCCACTGATCGGTGGCATCTATGCGGGCGATCCAGAGCAACTCTCCTTACGCTACGCCTTTCCGAAGCTATACGCCCTGGAACAAAACCATGGCGGCATGATTCGTGGGGCGCTGGCTAAAATGCGTATGGCACGACAAAACGATGCCCCCAAAGTAAATAAACGCATCATATCCTTCAAAAATGGTCTGGCAGAATTGCCAGGACTACTAGCCAAAGCTTTGAACGGCTCGGTACACACATCCGTATCGATACAATCCATTCGACAGAATGAGCATGGTTGGCAGGTCATATGGAATGGCAACTCACAGCATTACGACCAAGTAATGCTAACCACGCCCGCGCACACCTTAGGCCAGCTACCAATATCAGAATCAATAAAAGCGGATCTGCGGCCCCTCAACAACATCGACTACCCTCCGGTATCAGTGCTGAGCTTGGCGTTTAAACGCGCTTCAATCTCCCACCCCTTGGATGGCTTCGGCGTATTGGTGCCCGAATGCGAAGGGCGAAAGATTCTGGGTGCACTCTTTCCTTCAAGTCTCTTTTCCGGGCGTGCCCCCGAAGACGAAGCTTTGTTGACAGTGTTCGTTGGCGGCGAGCGTCAACCCGAACTTGCCGTGCCACACACCAAGACACTCCTGACGAACGTGCTGCCGGAACTAGAAAGCATACTCGGTATATCAAGTGATCCGACCTTCGTGCATCACAAGCATTGGCCGCGGGCGATTCCACAATATAAGCTAGGCTATGGACAACAACTCGCACATATGAATGCCATTGAAGCCAATTACCCAGGCCTAAAACTGGCAGGAAATTATCGTGATGGAATTTCACTAAGCTACTGCATCGAATCCGCCGTCAAAGCCGACACTCACGACGAATGA
- the ilvB gene encoding biosynthetic-type acetolactate synthase large subunit: MKTDKAIDFPEQDEIGPEMKGADVLVASLEREGVDVVYAYPGGASMELHQALTKSSKIRTILPRMEQGGGFMAHGHARTTGKASVCMATSGPGATNLVTCIADAFMDSIPLIAITGQVYQQFIGKTAFQETDFFGMTLPIVKHSFLVLNKEDLPRVVKEAFHIATSGRPGPVVIDIPKDVQQAIFKPTFPGKIDIPGYKIESTKPKASDEELLEVLDLISGAERPVLYIGGGIISAEAHLELREFAELTGVPVASTLMGLGAFDAEHPQSLYWFGMHGTVAGNWAVCDSDILVCAGARFDDRITGAVNKFAPDAEIVHIDIDVSEHNKNKRVQHPIHSDVKYALKRLTELAKETKFKKPDLTAWFKTINAWKAEYPFSYDKSGHITQQEAIETLYEVTQGDAIITTGVGQHQMWTAQFFKFREPRTYISSLGLGTMGFGLPAAIGAKVAFPDKLVVNIDGDGCFMMNIQELATAKIEKINAKTIILNNQHLGMVVQWEDLLYESVRGQTILCDKDNIGGPDNIDAIYPDFVKISEGFGVAGKRVIKREDLRGAIEEMIAHDGPYVLEVIVPYTEHVLPMIKQGLSAKEILIKSE; encoded by the coding sequence ATGAAAACCGATAAAGCAATCGACTTCCCAGAACAGGACGAAATTGGCCCCGAAATGAAGGGTGCAGATGTCTTGGTCGCCTCTCTTGAGCGCGAGGGTGTGGATGTGGTGTATGCCTATCCAGGTGGCGCTTCCATGGAGTTGCACCAAGCCCTCACAAAAAGCTCGAAGATCCGCACCATTCTTCCACGTATGGAGCAAGGTGGCGGCTTCATGGCTCACGGCCACGCCCGCACCACTGGCAAAGCCAGTGTATGCATGGCCACTTCGGGCCCAGGAGCCACCAATTTGGTGACCTGTATCGCAGACGCGTTCATGGATAGCATCCCTCTGATCGCGATCACAGGTCAGGTGTATCAGCAATTTATCGGCAAAACCGCATTCCAAGAAACTGACTTTTTCGGAATGACACTACCGATCGTGAAGCACAGTTTCCTCGTGCTCAACAAAGAAGACCTCCCCCGCGTAGTGAAGGAAGCCTTCCACATCGCCACTTCGGGGCGTCCCGGCCCGGTGGTGATCGACATTCCCAAGGATGTGCAACAAGCCATCTTTAAGCCGACATTTCCAGGCAAGATCGACATTCCAGGCTACAAAATCGAGTCAACCAAGCCTAAGGCTAGCGACGAAGAACTACTGGAAGTGCTCGACCTCATCAGCGGTGCAGAACGTCCAGTGCTCTACATCGGCGGCGGCATCATCTCCGCCGAAGCACACCTTGAATTGCGCGAATTTGCCGAGCTCACTGGCGTGCCTGTCGCATCCACTCTGATGGGACTCGGCGCCTTTGACGCGGAGCACCCACAATCACTTTACTGGTTCGGCATGCACGGCACCGTTGCAGGCAATTGGGCTGTTTGCGATAGCGACATCCTGGTATGTGCCGGCGCACGTTTCGACGACCGCATCACCGGCGCAGTCAATAAATTCGCTCCGGATGCTGAGATCGTGCACATCGACATCGACGTATCCGAGCACAATAAAAACAAGCGCGTGCAGCACCCGATTCACTCAGACGTAAAATACGCGCTCAAGCGACTGACCGAACTGGCCAAAGAAACTAAGTTCAAGAAACCCGATCTCACAGCTTGGTTCAAAACGATCAACGCATGGAAGGCAGAATACCCCTTCTCTTACGACAAGAGCGGCCACATTACCCAACAAGAAGCGATTGAGACACTCTACGAAGTGACTCAAGGTGACGCCATCATCACAACAGGCGTAGGCCAGCACCAGATGTGGACTGCACAGTTTTTCAAGTTCCGCGAGCCACGCACCTACATCAGCTCGCTCGGCCTCGGAACCATGGGCTTCGGTCTGCCAGCTGCAATCGGCGCAAAAGTCGCCTTTCCCGACAAGTTGGTCGTCAACATCGACGGCGATGGCTGCTTCATGATGAACATCCAGGAACTCGCCACGGCCAAGATCGAAAAAATCAATGCCAAGACCATTATCCTGAATAACCAACACCTTGGCATGGTGGTGCAGTGGGAAGATCTCCTTTACGAGAGTGTTCGCGGACAAACGATTCTGTGCGACAAGGACAATATTGGCGGTCCGGATAATATCGATGCGATCTATCCCGACTTTGTAAAAATCTCCGAAGGATTCGGGGTGGCGGGCAAACGTGTCATCAAACGCGAAGACTTGCGTGGCGCGATCGAAGAAATGATCGCTCACGATGGTCCGTATGTCCTGGAAGTGATCGTGCCCTACACCGAACACGTGCTTCCAATGATCAAACAAGGCCTCTCTGCTAAAGAAATCTTAATTAAATCCGAATAA
- a CDS encoding tagaturonate epimerase family protein → MEIQKYTLGMGDRFAHQGKAQLQSVVNAKNAGIEIYPTWNKSFREHSIVKSQPDDLRAEADAAVAALGWTADYYVDADHIGLKTVDGFLAGSNFYTLDVADFVGETPEAADVDAFLAANQKYTGALQIPGIELPFSVTEADLREVADKYLVAIKGAKAIYDYIVAAKGAENFITEVSVDETDLPQTPIDLFLILSMIAAEGIPVQTIAPKFTGRFNKGVDYVGDLVQFEKEFDEDLYVIAYAIKEFGLPATLKLSVHSGSDKFSIYPIIKKLIHQHDVGLHVKTAGTTWLEEVIGLAEAGGEALQIAKDVYAGAYGRFDELTAPYATVIDIDKSRLPTPEEVRVWDSEKYVNTLRHVQSNPDYNLHFRQLIHVGFKVAAEMKDRYTDALKANEAIIARNVTENLFDRHILRIFARSSAD, encoded by the coding sequence ATGGAAATTCAAAAATATACTTTAGGAATGGGGGATCGTTTTGCCCATCAAGGGAAGGCACAACTGCAGTCTGTTGTTAATGCGAAGAATGCGGGGATTGAGATCTATCCAACATGGAATAAGTCATTTCGTGAGCATAGTATCGTAAAAAGCCAGCCGGACGACCTCCGGGCGGAAGCGGATGCCGCAGTGGCGGCACTTGGTTGGACTGCTGATTACTATGTCGATGCTGATCACATTGGATTGAAGACAGTTGATGGCTTTCTTGCTGGGAGTAATTTTTATACATTGGACGTGGCTGACTTTGTGGGGGAAACACCTGAAGCTGCAGATGTGGATGCCTTTCTGGCGGCGAACCAGAAATACACCGGAGCATTACAGATTCCTGGCATTGAGCTGCCTTTTTCAGTGACGGAAGCCGATTTGCGTGAGGTTGCTGATAAATACCTCGTCGCCATCAAGGGCGCTAAAGCTATTTACGACTACATCGTTGCGGCTAAGGGGGCGGAAAACTTTATTACAGAAGTTTCGGTCGATGAAACGGATCTGCCACAGACGCCGATCGATCTATTCCTGATCTTGTCGATGATCGCTGCTGAGGGGATTCCAGTGCAAACAATTGCACCCAAATTTACCGGGCGTTTTAACAAAGGTGTCGATTACGTCGGCGACCTAGTTCAATTTGAAAAGGAGTTTGATGAAGATCTCTATGTGATCGCCTACGCGATTAAAGAGTTTGGTCTTCCCGCGACTTTGAAGCTGAGTGTGCATTCGGGGTCAGATAAGTTTTCGATTTACCCAATTATCAAAAAGCTGATTCATCAGCACGATGTTGGTTTGCATGTAAAGACTGCCGGCACCACATGGTTGGAGGAAGTGATTGGGCTGGCTGAAGCCGGCGGCGAAGCCTTGCAGATTGCTAAGGATGTGTATGCAGGAGCGTATGGCCGATTCGACGAACTCACTGCGCCATATGCGACTGTCATCGATATCGATAAATCGAGACTGCCCACTCCTGAAGAGGTTCGAGTTTGGGACTCCGAGAAGTATGTCAACACGCTGCGTCACGTTCAAAGCAACCCCGATTATAATCTACACTTTCGTCAGTTGATCCATGTAGGCTTCAAGGTGGCCGCGGAGATGAAAGATCGCTACACTGATGCGCTCAAAGCAAATGAAGCGATTATCGCACGCAACGTGACTGAGAACTTGTTTGACCGGCACATCCTGCGTATTTTCGCGCGCAGTTCTGCGGATTAA
- a CDS encoding TonB-dependent receptor domain-containing protein yields MKIQQLRTPLYLLGSFIAANLSAQDAINQESMLLEESVLTAEQEPGNFLVDEQEIELLQANDLSDLLSYESTVAIGGGAAVAQKIYVRGFEDTLLNVTVDGAQQAGELYHHQGRVQLEPEFIKTVELDAGAGAATSGAGALTGALRVTTKNAFDMLEPGQDVGALIKGTAGLNGDDSYKGVFSAYARVNENIGILAAFTRSTGNDYEDGNGDTVEPTGYDYERGFIKVNGEFGDHEVSLSYENLHDYGTYYQRPNMTNFTGTYILSDQEMNRETLSYNHHFDAGNDLLDLEATLYWTSSDYNNHLNTTGALYGEGELTSLGYDLRNTTSLSDHTLTYGTDLRMDDGHGAQQARGSGSSDQSASVLGLYAQDNWQLSDALLLSAGLRYDSYRHKVDSGLGDGIENNSDGFSPNVSIEWEALDGLTLRTAYSMAYRGVTIRESFFSGLYEHSEDMDAEEADNFEVGIAYENNGFFARATYYVQHIDHYIDLVDVGGTYYWGDSGDARVEGYEIEVGKEWDDLRVSFGVWEADNTLNGDKLNDGNLGLGTSIGRTWTTKVDYSMPEYRLNTGLRARLVESESNDIAADAPDKKGYFVTDLHANWQPFEDTPMTLSLSVNNIFDKYYYDQATYGYSSRTGDNIGFPSKGRELVVSVAYKF; encoded by the coding sequence ATGAAAATACAACAACTGAGAACACCACTCTACCTACTTGGCAGTTTCATAGCTGCGAATCTATCGGCACAAGACGCCATCAACCAGGAATCAATGCTTCTGGAAGAATCGGTCTTAACCGCAGAGCAAGAGCCGGGTAATTTCCTGGTCGACGAGCAAGAAATCGAACTGCTTCAAGCCAACGATCTCAGCGATCTGCTCTCGTATGAATCCACCGTTGCAATCGGTGGCGGAGCGGCAGTCGCTCAAAAAATATATGTGCGCGGCTTTGAGGATACGTTGCTCAATGTCACTGTAGATGGAGCGCAACAAGCAGGTGAACTCTATCACCACCAGGGCCGCGTGCAGCTGGAGCCCGAGTTCATAAAAACCGTAGAACTCGACGCTGGAGCTGGAGCCGCGACCAGCGGCGCGGGCGCCCTCACGGGGGCTCTGCGCGTGACCACCAAGAACGCATTTGATATGTTAGAGCCAGGTCAGGATGTCGGTGCCTTGATTAAAGGCACTGCAGGTCTGAACGGGGATGACAGTTACAAAGGCGTATTTTCAGCATATGCCCGCGTAAACGAAAACATTGGCATTTTAGCAGCCTTCACACGCAGCACAGGTAATGATTACGAAGACGGCAATGGCGACACGGTAGAACCGACAGGTTACGACTATGAGCGTGGATTTATCAAGGTGAACGGCGAATTCGGAGATCATGAAGTGAGCCTTTCCTACGAGAATCTGCATGATTACGGCACCTACTACCAGCGCCCGAACATGACCAACTTCACGGGCACCTACATACTGTCCGACCAGGAAATGAACCGTGAAACACTCAGCTATAATCATCATTTCGACGCAGGTAATGATCTCTTGGATCTGGAAGCGACGCTTTACTGGACCAGCAGCGACTACAACAATCACCTGAACACTACGGGTGCACTATACGGTGAAGGTGAATTAACGAGTCTAGGATATGACCTGCGTAACACGACGTCGCTCAGCGATCACACACTCACTTACGGCACAGATCTTCGCATGGACGATGGCCATGGTGCCCAACAAGCCAGAGGCTCTGGTTCCAGCGACCAAAGCGCCTCTGTGCTAGGCCTCTACGCGCAAGACAACTGGCAACTCAGCGATGCCCTACTCCTCTCCGCAGGCCTCCGTTATGACAGCTACCGGCACAAGGTCGATTCGGGGCTGGGCGATGGCATCGAAAACAACAGCGACGGCTTTAGCCCCAATGTCAGTATCGAATGGGAAGCGCTGGATGGACTGACATTGCGCACGGCCTACTCCATGGCCTACCGTGGCGTTACAATTCGTGAATCCTTCTTCAGTGGCCTCTATGAGCATAGCGAAGACATGGATGCAGAAGAAGCCGACAATTTTGAAGTGGGCATTGCCTACGAAAACAACGGCTTCTTTGCCCGTGCGACTTATTATGTCCAACATATCGACCATTACATCGATTTGGTCGACGTCGGGGGCACTTACTACTGGGGAGATTCAGGCGATGCCCGTGTCGAAGGTTACGAAATCGAAGTCGGTAAAGAGTGGGATGACTTACGCGTCAGCTTCGGCGTCTGGGAAGCCGACAATACGCTCAACGGTGACAAGCTCAACGACGGCAACCTGGGCCTCGGAACTTCAATCGGTCGCACATGGACCACAAAAGTCGATTATTCCATGCCTGAATATCGTCTCAATACTGGCCTCAGAGCTCGTCTAGTCGAAAGCGAATCAAACGACATCGCAGCCGATGCGCCCGACAAGAAAGGTTACTTTGTCACCGACCTGCACGCCAACTGGCAACCTTTTGAAGATACACCCATGACACTCTCTTTATCCGTGAATAATATCTTTGATAAATATTACTACGATCAAGCGACTTACGGCTACAGCTCGCGCACAGGCGACAACATCGGATTCCCGTCCAAGGGCCGTGAACTGGTGGTCTCCGTTGCCTACAAATTCTAA
- a CDS encoding ABC transporter ATP-binding protein produces MASKQVLSGQSAQLGYWTREKKVDTHKALRCLGKMGVRSLAKRPWGVLSQGERQKVFIARALINDPSLLILDEPCAGLDPVARERFLKSLQKLARLKKGPAIVLVTHHVEEIIPEITHVLLLKKGKVFAAGPKREVLLNSEKMSLAFGANLQVQEDTANQRFRMTF; encoded by the coding sequence TTGGCATCGAAACAGGTACTCAGTGGCCAAAGCGCGCAGCTCGGCTATTGGACACGTGAAAAGAAAGTCGACACCCATAAAGCTCTACGCTGCCTAGGTAAAATGGGGGTCCGCTCACTCGCGAAAAGGCCTTGGGGCGTACTCAGCCAAGGCGAACGCCAGAAGGTATTTATCGCTCGCGCATTGATCAACGATCCCAGCCTGCTCATACTCGACGAGCCCTGCGCAGGGCTCGATCCGGTCGCACGTGAACGCTTTCTCAAGAGCTTACAGAAATTGGCTCGATTAAAAAAAGGCCCGGCCATCGTGCTGGTGACACACCACGTCGAAGAGATCATTCCGGAAATTACCCACGTGCTCTTATTAAAAAAGGGCAAAGTTTTCGCAGCCGGCCCCAAGCGCGAGGTGCTCTTAAACTCCGAAAAAATGAGCCTAGCCTTCGGTGCCAACTTACAAGTTCAGGAAGATACGGCCAACCAGCGCTTCCGAATGACATTTTAA
- a CDS encoding TIGR00282 family metallophosphoesterase — protein MPKILFLGDIVGRPGRNFVIERVAKLREELGADIVIANAENSAGGAGITKKIADSLTAAGVDAITLGDHVWDQKNFENEIDQLEQVCRPANLPEQNPGRTHLIVEKDGFRLGILTVLGRNYLALKSSCPFRMVDAKLNELASQCDAVFVEAHMEATSEKIALGWHLDGRVAAVVGTHTHVPTADGRILPAGTAYLSDAGMCGPYASVLGRDVEQVVATFLDGMKRRFPVAEDDVRIAGCLIEVDAATGRSVSFQRVELAK, from the coding sequence ATGCCAAAGATTTTATTTTTAGGAGATATCGTAGGGCGCCCTGGGCGAAATTTTGTAATAGAGCGTGTGGCGAAGCTGCGTGAAGAGTTGGGGGCGGATATCGTGATCGCGAATGCTGAAAACTCCGCTGGTGGGGCAGGGATCACCAAAAAAATCGCCGACTCGTTGACTGCAGCTGGCGTGGATGCCATCACGCTGGGGGATCATGTGTGGGATCAGAAAAATTTCGAAAACGAGATTGATCAGTTGGAGCAGGTTTGCCGCCCCGCGAACCTGCCGGAGCAGAATCCCGGTCGCACACATCTGATTGTAGAAAAAGACGGATTCCGTCTCGGCATTCTGACAGTGTTGGGGCGCAATTATCTCGCGCTTAAGTCCAGCTGTCCTTTTCGCATGGTGGATGCAAAACTAAATGAGTTAGCATCACAGTGCGATGCCGTCTTTGTGGAAGCACATATGGAAGCGACTTCTGAAAAGATCGCGCTGGGATGGCACCTCGACGGACGTGTCGCGGCAGTCGTGGGCACTCATACACACGTGCCCACCGCCGATGGTCGTATTTTGCCGGCAGGCACTGCGTATCTGAGTGATGCTGGCATGTGCGGGCCGTATGCTTCGGTGCTCGGACGTGATGTGGAGCAGGTCGTCGCCACCTTCCTGGATGGAATGAAGCGTCGCTTCCCTGTGGCAGAAGACGATGTACGCATTGCAGGTTGTTTGATCGAGGTCGATGCGGCTACTGGACGGAGTGTAAGTTTTCAACGTGTCGAACTTGCAAAATAG